The genomic window TTATACCCATGTGATGAAAGATTTTCACCCAAAAAATTCATTTTTTCCAAAAAAGGGCTTGAAATCTAAGGAAAAAAGTATTATAATTAATGTAGACTATTTTTTGAAAGAAGGATATATTATGGAAATAAGGTTTGAACAGACAAAAACCCCCAAGGCTAAGCCTACTGATGAGTCCAAGCTCGGCTTCGGTCATATCTTTACAGACCATATGTTTGTGATGAACTATGATGCAGGCCAGGGCTGGCATGATGCAAGGATTGTTCCTTACGGCGAGATAAGCCTTTCCCCTGCTTCTATGTGCCTGCATTACGGTCAGGAGATATTCGAGGGCTTAAAGGCTTACAGAACAGCTGACGGCACAGTTCAGCTTTTCAGACCCGACGAGAACTACAAGAGAATGAACAATTCGGCAGACCGTATGGTTATCCCCAAGATCGATGAGGAATTCATGATAGAGGCTACCAAGAAGCTCATTTCTATCGAGAAGGACTGGGTGCCTCACACTGACGGTGCATCTCTCTACATCAGACCTTTCATCATCGCTACTGACCCCTATGTAGGTGTCAAGCCGGCAGATCATTATCTGTTCTTTATCATTCTCTCTCCCTCAGGCCCCTACTACTCCACAGGTCTTGACCCTGTTAAGATCTACGTTGAGCAGAAGTATGTAAGAGCAGTAAGAGGCGGCACAGGCTTTGCAAAGACTGCTGCTAACTACGCTATCTCCCTTAAGGGTCAGGACGAGGCTCACAACCAGGATTACGAGCAGGTTCTCTGGCTCGACGGTGTTGAGCAGAAGTACATCGAGGAAGTCGGCTCGATGAACATCTTCTTCGTTATCGACGGCGAGGTCATCACTCCTGAGCTCACAGGCTCTGTTCTCCCCGGCATAACAAGAAAGAGCGCCCTTGATGTATGCAAGGCCAAGGGCATCAAGGCTACCGAGAGAAGGATAACCATTCAGGAAGTAGCAGAGGCTTACGATGCAGGCAAGCTCGACGAGGTATTCGGCACAGGTACTGCTGCTGTTATCTCCCCTGTTGGTCACCTTAAGTGGGGCGACAAGGTAATGACTATCAACGACAACAAGATAGGGCCTATCTCCCAGATGCTCTACGATACAATGACAGGTATCCAGTGGGGCAAGATCGAAGACACATTCGGCTGGACTGTAAAGATAGACTGATACCGATGATCTATTTATCCCTCTCCTTTTTGGAGGGGGATTTTTTTAGTTAACAGTTAACAGGTAACAGTTAACAGTCGAGGTGTGCGGCTTCGCCGCACAATATGCCCATACGGGCGTATTGGGGCAGGGGCTCGCCTTCAAGGGGACACCCTTCGTTACAGGTTGTGTGTTGCCCAAGCCATGTCATCAGATCATAAGCCCGAATGGGCATAATGCGCCACAGGCGCACCTTAACTGTTAACAGTTAACTCTTAGCTGTTAACTAAACAAAAGCGCCCCTGAGCCTGCAAACTGCCGGTCAGGGGTGTTTTCGCCTATAGTTTTTTCTTTTTTGGGGATCTCTTTTTTCATGTTCTGCCCGAATGGGCATTTCATCGCCGAAGGCGATACCTTAACTGTTAACTGTTAACTGATTTAAGGGTCTCGGGGTCAAGGGGGTGTAGAACAAAAATCGTGAATGATTTTTACCCCTTGACTCCTCCCCTATCTATGACAAAGCATCAGGTACTTCCTTTTTGCTGTCATAACTTATTTGTCGGAGCTCTGCTGCTCCTGCTCGTCAACATCTATCATAAGCAGCGGGCTTGCTGATGATGCGACCTTGGGCATTACGCCGTCCCATTTGTCAATGGTCTGATACTGTATCAGCTCGGGGCTTAAGCTCTCGGCTATCGTCTTGTTAGCCTCTGCCTGAGCTGCTGCCTTGGTCTTGATGCTCTCGGCCTGTGCCTCTGCTGCGAGCTTTACCTTCTCGGCATCAGCCTGTGCTTCGATTATCTTCTGCTCCTTCTCGGTCTCTGATCTCAGCTTGTTCTGCTCTGCTACCTGCTTCTGCTCGATAGCTGCATTGAACTCTGCCGAGAAGTCAAAGTTTATGATGTTGAACTTTTCTATCTGTATGCCGTATTCGCTTACCTTTGTTTCGAGCATCTCCTTTATCTCCTCGCCGACAGTGTTGCGCTGAGTGATAAGGTGCTCTGCGGTGTAGCGTGCGGTCACGCTCTTCATAGACTCCTGTGCAGCAGGTGTAAGTATTACCGACTCGTAGTCAGGGCCGATGTTCTTGTAGATAGATGCCGAGCTGTCAGCCTTTACACGGTAGTTTATAGCTATCTTTGAGTTTACCGTCTGAAGATCCTTAGACACAGCCGATGCATCTGTCTCATACACCTGTATCTTGTTTGAGATTATGACCATATCCTGCGCAAGCGGTATCTTTAAGTGGAAGCCCTCGCTGTAGGTGTCCTCACTTACCTTGCCGAAGGTCGTGATAACGCCTGTAGAGCCTGTAGGAACTACCGCTGCCGACGATGCAACAACTATGATCGCAGCTATCGCTACAGCTATGCCGCCTACTATCCTGCCGGTCTTTTTGCTTCTGTCCTTGATATCTACTACATTTCCGTTCATAGTTCTTCTCCTTGTATTTCCAATAGTTTTTTCTTCAAGCAATCGCTTACATACCCTTGATATCGGTATCAAATATCATCTTCCTGCAATCCTTGCA from Ruminococcus sp. NK3A76 includes these protein-coding regions:
- a CDS encoding prohibitin family protein, producing the protein MNGNVVDIKDRSKKTGRIVGGIAVAIAAIIVVASSAAVVPTGSTGVITTFGKVSEDTYSEGFHLKIPLAQDMVIISNKIQVYETDASAVSKDLQTVNSKIAINYRVKADSSASIYKNIGPDYESVILTPAAQESMKSVTARYTAEHLITQRNTVGEEIKEMLETKVSEYGIQIEKFNIINFDFSAEFNAAIEQKQVAEQNKLRSETEKEQKIIEAQADAEKVKLAAEAQAESIKTKAAAQAEANKTIAESLSPELIQYQTIDKWDGVMPKVASSASPLLMIDVDEQEQQSSDK
- a CDS encoding branched-chain amino acid aminotransferase, producing MEIRFEQTKTPKAKPTDESKLGFGHIFTDHMFVMNYDAGQGWHDARIVPYGEISLSPASMCLHYGQEIFEGLKAYRTADGTVQLFRPDENYKRMNNSADRMVIPKIDEEFMIEATKKLISIEKDWVPHTDGASLYIRPFIIATDPYVGVKPADHYLFFIILSPSGPYYSTGLDPVKIYVEQKYVRAVRGGTGFAKTAANYAISLKGQDEAHNQDYEQVLWLDGVEQKYIEEVGSMNIFFVIDGEVITPELTGSVLPGITRKSALDVCKAKGIKATERRITIQEVAEAYDAGKLDEVFGTGTAAVISPVGHLKWGDKVMTINDNKIGPISQMLYDTMTGIQWGKIEDTFGWTVKID